A single region of the Thermodesulfatator indicus DSM 15286 genome encodes:
- a CDS encoding YlxR family protein — translation MVEKKRHVPQRSCIICKKKTAKHKLLRLALDERGRVVLDVKAKRPGRGAYVCPSDACVAKLLTKHGEKRLRWAFKGKAKEITPKTIDEILVILKGATREHE, via the coding sequence ATGGTAGAAAAAAAGCGGCATGTTCCGCAAAGATCTTGTATTATTTGTAAAAAAAAGACGGCCAAACATAAGCTCTTGCGCCTGGCCCTTGATGAGAGAGGTCGCGTGGTGCTTGATGTTAAGGCTAAGAGGCCAGGCCGGGGGGCTTATGTATGTCCAAGTGACGCTTGTGTGGCCAAGCTTTTGACTAAGCATGGTGAGAAGCGTTTGCGCTGGGCCTTTAAGGGTAAGGCCAAAGAAATAACACCCAAAACTATTGACGAAATACTGGTAATTTTGAAGGGGGCAACAAGAGAGCATGAGTAA
- the hflX gene encoding GTPase HflX → MSKTLYGNTSGLKPSQIKRLERLYRRRVSPSQIISHELSKELAALSHELNRQLGILINRRGEIEFVIVGEHGRIVIPAITRYRESAGRLRGLRLIHTHLSHEGLDQDDLLDLAFLRLDLIGALMVKEDGFPGKIYLAHLLPAGENGRHYGYLPTVYPWELKEDFLKLISSLEDELERQRPAKEVADACDRAILISVTTRSRAEAEESLAELKELARSAGVTVLDTIIQRRHKVDPRYLMGKGKLSELIIRAMQVSANLLIFDQELTPSQMRSITEVTEMRVIDRTQLILDIFAQRAKSREGKIQVEMAQLRYLLPRLRSRDDAFSRLTGGIGGRGPGETKLEIDRRRIKDRIARLERELKNISSQRKLRRKRRQREGLPVVAIVGYTNAGKTTFLNQLTKSDLLAEDKLFATLDPASRRVRLPDGSLAIFTDTVGFIKDLPKDLERAFRATLEELYEADLLLHLVDASNPYFEEHIQAVEKILEEMNLEHLPRILVLNKIDLLDELEVEVLKRRYQAEAISALDKETFAPLLEKINFMLLPQKKNTEREIEYQFELLSN, encoded by the coding sequence ATGAGCAAAACTTTATACGGAAACACCTCAGGTTTAAAACCAAGCCAGATTAAGCGCCTTGAAAGGCTTTATCGCCGGCGGGTAAGCCCATCACAAATCATTTCCCACGAACTAAGCAAAGAGCTCGCGGCCCTTTCCCACGAGCTTAATCGTCAGCTCGGTATTCTCATCAATCGCCGCGGGGAGATAGAATTCGTCATCGTAGGTGAGCACGGCCGCATCGTAATTCCGGCCATAACCCGTTATCGTGAAAGTGCCGGAAGGCTAAGAGGCCTTCGTCTGATTCATACTCATCTTTCCCACGAAGGCCTTGACCAGGACGACCTCCTTGACCTGGCTTTCCTGCGTCTTGACCTGATCGGCGCCCTCATGGTGAAAGAAGACGGCTTCCCCGGGAAAATTTACCTGGCCCACCTTTTGCCGGCCGGAGAAAACGGAAGGCATTACGGCTATCTTCCTACGGTTTACCCGTGGGAACTTAAAGAAGATTTCCTCAAGCTAATAAGCTCCCTTGAGGACGAGCTTGAAAGGCAGCGGCCGGCCAAAGAAGTGGCTGACGCCTGCGACCGGGCCATTCTCATAAGTGTTACCACACGCTCAAGGGCTGAGGCCGAAGAGAGCCTGGCTGAGCTCAAGGAGCTCGCCAGAAGCGCCGGAGTTACCGTGCTTGACACCATTATCCAGCGGCGCCACAAAGTTGACCCGCGTTATCTCATGGGTAAAGGTAAGCTTTCAGAGCTTATCATCAGGGCCATGCAGGTCTCCGCTAACCTTTTGATTTTTGACCAGGAGCTTACCCCTTCTCAGATGCGCTCCATCACCGAAGTTACCGAAATGCGCGTGATTGACCGCACCCAGCTCATCCTTGACATCTTTGCCCAGAGGGCCAAGAGCCGCGAAGGGAAAATCCAGGTAGAAATGGCCCAGCTGCGCTATCTTTTGCCACGCCTGCGCAGCCGTGACGACGCCTTCTCAAGGCTCACGGGTGGCATTGGCGGGCGAGGCCCGGGGGAAACCAAGCTTGAGATTGACCGCCGCCGTATTAAAGACCGCATTGCCAGGCTTGAACGTGAGCTGAAAAACATATCCTCGCAGCGCAAACTGCGCCGCAAACGCCGCCAAAGAGAAGGCCTTCCGGTGGTGGCCATTGTGGGCTACACCAACGCCGGTAAAACTACCTTTTTGAATCAGCTCACCAAAAGCGACCTTCTGGCTGAAGATAAACTTTTTGCCACCCTTGACCCGGCCAGCCGCCGCGTGCGCCTGCCAGACGGCTCTTTGGCCATTTTTACGGACACCGTTGGTTTTATAAAAGACCTGCCGAAAGACCTTGAGCGGGCCTTCCGGGCCACGCTTGAAGAGCTTTACGAGGCAGACCTTTTGCTACACCTGGTTGACGCCTCAAACCCCTACTTTGAAGAACACATCCAGGCCGTAGAAAAAATCCTTGAAGAGATGAATCTTGAACACCTACCAAGGATTCTCGTTTTAAATAAAATAGATCTCCTTGATGAGCTTGAAGTGGAGGTTCTAAAAAGGCGATACCAGGCTGAAGCGATATCCGCTCTTGATAAAGAGACTTTTGCTCCTTTGCTTGAAAAAATAAACTTTATGCTACTTCCGCAAAAGAAAAACACCGAAAGAGAAATAGAGTATCAATTTGAATTGCTTTCAAATTAA
- the truB gene encoding tRNA pseudouridine(55) synthase TruB produces the protein MKDGVLIIDKPEGMSSTKVVEEVKKKLKVRKAGHGGTLDPFATGVLPICIGKGTKIAQFILDGDKEYEGVMELGLETDTYDATGEVVARHEVPSNLSLAELQRVFDEFVGVLSQAPPAFSAAKLHGRPLYKYAREGLKVEKPPKKVEILAFEALEYAPPLVRFRVYCGKGTYIRSLVHEVGQKLGCGAVLKELRRLKKGPFSLEQALTLEELDIKIKEGSVEKHIISPAEALSFIPAVTVGEELAKKIRQGRPLTVASLVNMIRLQKVPQKPRIPWLRLITPKGDLVAVAEYPEDLNAPGQVKMLRVFN, from the coding sequence ATGAAAGACGGCGTGTTGATAATTGATAAACCCGAAGGAATGAGTTCTACCAAAGTGGTGGAAGAGGTTAAGAAAAAGCTAAAAGTGCGCAAGGCTGGCCACGGCGGCACCCTTGACCCTTTTGCTACCGGAGTTTTGCCCATTTGTATTGGCAAAGGCACAAAGATTGCCCAGTTCATTTTGGACGGCGATAAAGAGTATGAAGGCGTAATGGAGCTTGGTTTAGAGACTGACACTTACGACGCCACCGGTGAGGTGGTGGCCCGCCACGAAGTGCCTTCTAATCTTTCGCTTGCAGAGTTGCAGCGGGTTTTTGATGAATTCGTAGGTGTTCTTTCTCAGGCTCCACCGGCCTTTTCCGCGGCCAAGCTCCACGGAAGGCCCCTTTATAAATATGCGCGCGAGGGCTTAAAAGTAGAAAAACCGCCTAAAAAAGTAGAAATCCTTGCCTTTGAGGCCTTGGAATACGCTCCTCCTCTGGTGCGTTTCAGGGTTTACTGCGGCAAAGGAACCTATATTCGCTCCTTGGTACACGAAGTAGGCCAAAAATTGGGCTGTGGCGCAGTGCTTAAGGAATTAAGAAGACTAAAGAAAGGGCCTTTTTCTTTAGAGCAGGCCCTTACCCTTGAAGAGCTTGACATAAAAATTAAAGAAGGCTCAGTTGAAAAACATATAATTTCTCCGGCTGAGGCCCTTTCCTTTATTCCCGCGGTTACAGTGGGAGAGGAACTGGCCAAGAAGATTCGCCAGGGAAGGCCTCTTACCGTGGCTTCTTTGGTCAACATGATACGCTTGCAGAAAGTGCCTCAAAAACCGAGGATTCCCTGGCTACGTCTGATAACTCCTAAGGGAGACTTAGTGGCCGTGGCTGAATACCCCGAGGATTTAAACGCCCCTGGCCAGGTTAAGATGCTAAGGGTTTTTAATTAA
- the rbfA gene encoding 30S ribosome-binding factor RbfA, which produces MKGHRDRRMADFIQEEISQIIREEISDPAFKEMITISRVEVSPDLKHARVYYQVHGGEEAEALVAQGFKRASSYIRRLIAKRLYTKFVPEIDFIPDKRTEEEARLEELFARIRHE; this is translated from the coding sequence ATGAAAGGACATCGAGACCGCCGTATGGCGGACTTCATACAGGAAGAGATTTCTCAGATTATTCGGGAAGAAATTAGTGACCCGGCCTTTAAAGAGATGATAACCATCTCGCGGGTAGAGGTCTCGCCGGATTTAAAACACGCCAGGGTGTATTACCAGGTCCACGGAGGAGAAGAGGCCGAAGCTCTGGTGGCTCAGGGCTTTAAAAGGGCCTCTTCTTATATAAGACGGCTTATTGCCAAGCGCCTTTATACCAAGTTTGTGCCAGAGATTGATTTTATCCCTGACAAGCGCACCGAAGAAGAGGCTCGCCTTGAAGAGCTCTTTGCCCGCATTCGTCATGAGTAG
- a CDS encoding DUF503 domain-containing protein: MVVGVVKVSLHIPETRSLKGKRQVVKKLIQRMNGRFKNLAVSEVADQDLWQKAVIGISAVGPDSRLVNSLLDKVIDYIEEFDELEIIQAEIDIINM; encoded by the coding sequence ATGGTTGTAGGGGTAGTTAAGGTTTCTTTGCACATCCCTGAGACGCGCTCCCTTAAAGGGAAGCGTCAGGTGGTTAAGAAGCTTATTCAGCGAATGAACGGGCGTTTCAAAAACCTGGCGGTCTCTGAAGTGGCTGACCAGGATTTATGGCAAAAGGCGGTTATCGGGATTTCCGCCGTAGGGCCTGATAGCCGTCTGGTTAACAGCCTTCTTGACAAAGTTATTGATTACATTGAAGAGTTTGACGAGCTTGAAATTATTCAGGCCGAGATTGACATCATAAACATGTAG
- the infB gene encoding translation initiation factor IF-2 — protein sequence MSKVRIYDLARELGIQAKDLYERIRKMGYDVKSHSSTLSEEEAAAVRQELAFIKNSVKTEEKKEAPAPKKVVVRRHREEPKEETEKAEEATETAEAQQKKKLKIKLVIKKPPKKEEPEKEVAETPKEEPQKATPEEFVAKETKPEEPTEEISAEKLPPEEARSQEAKKEISEERPKVRGPKVVARTVGVVKREVIEPKKAKPERPSKPERPAKPKKGRRVVTEFERRPKKEAAAPPPEPQKEPEKKKKKRKKHVVELDEFRKKAKKKAAGARPKSEREEILEELELMRELEAPTEELLAKEEELARATEKEKAAKKEEKKEPERPPTAPPKEKKIKVYESIQVGELAKAMGVKASDIIKKFMELGTMVTINQSIDPETAAIVAAEFGYEVEQAAIEEEQLLEYTPPSPDELKPRPPVVTVMGHVDHGKTTLLDAIRETDVVSREAGGITQHIGAYKVKLKNGQEITFIDTPGHEAFTHMRARGAQVTDIVILVVAADDGVMDQTKEAIDHARAAGVPIVVAINKIDKPEANPERVKSELAELGLVPEDWGGDTLYAEISAKKKIGIDDLLELVLLQAEMLELKAAPDRPARGRIVESRLDKGRGPVATVIIQEGTLKEGDPFVAGITYGRVRAMLDERGRRLKEAGPASPVEILGFHEVPQAGDDFIVMPDEQKARKVAEYRARKQREAEAAKETKMSLEKLFEKLKEGEIKELKVVLKADVQGTLEALQDSLQKLATDEVRVNIIRSGIGAITESDIMLASASDAIVIGFNVRPTSQAKRLAEQEKVEIRFYDVIYKLIEDVKKAMSGLLEPEIEERIMGVAEVRATFKVPKVGTVAGCYVKEGKLERGAKVRLLRDNVVIYTGKIASLKRFKEDVKEVVAGYECGVGLENFNDIKVGDLIEAFELVEIKREL from the coding sequence ATGAGTAAAGTTAGAATTTACGACTTAGCAAGAGAGTTAGGCATACAAGCCAAAGACTTATACGAGCGAATCCGCAAAATGGGATACGATGTTAAAAGTCATTCAAGTACCTTGAGTGAAGAGGAAGCTGCGGCTGTGCGTCAAGAACTTGCTTTCATTAAAAATAGCGTAAAGACCGAAGAGAAAAAAGAGGCGCCAGCACCTAAAAAGGTAGTGGTAAGGCGTCATCGTGAAGAGCCCAAAGAAGAAACAGAAAAAGCTGAGGAAGCAACCGAAACAGCAGAAGCACAACAAAAGAAGAAATTAAAGATTAAGCTTGTCATCAAAAAGCCGCCCAAAAAAGAAGAACCAGAAAAAGAAGTAGCTGAAACCCCCAAAGAAGAGCCCCAAAAGGCTACTCCTGAAGAATTTGTGGCTAAAGAAACCAAGCCTGAAGAACCTACCGAAGAAATTTCGGCGGAAAAGTTGCCCCCTGAAGAAGCCCGGTCCCAAGAAGCCAAAAAAGAAATTTCCGAAGAAAGACCCAAAGTCAGAGGCCCCAAAGTGGTAGCCCGCACCGTGGGCGTGGTTAAAAGAGAGGTAATTGAGCCTAAAAAGGCTAAACCTGAGCGTCCGAGTAAGCCGGAGCGGCCGGCCAAACCTAAAAAAGGCCGCAGGGTAGTTACGGAGTTTGAGCGCCGGCCAAAGAAAGAAGCAGCGGCTCCACCACCTGAACCACAAAAAGAGCCTGAAAAGAAAAAGAAGAAGAGAAAAAAGCACGTTGTTGAACTTGACGAGTTTCGTAAAAAGGCCAAAAAGAAGGCCGCCGGGGCCAGGCCAAAGAGTGAACGTGAAGAGATACTTGAAGAGCTTGAGCTCATGCGCGAGCTTGAGGCCCCCACAGAAGAGTTGCTCGCCAAAGAAGAAGAATTAGCCAGGGCCACGGAGAAAGAAAAAGCTGCTAAAAAAGAAGAAAAGAAAGAACCAGAACGTCCGCCAACAGCTCCGCCAAAAGAAAAGAAAATTAAAGTTTACGAGTCTATTCAGGTGGGCGAGCTCGCCAAGGCCATGGGGGTCAAGGCTTCTGACATTATCAAGAAGTTTATGGAACTTGGCACCATGGTCACCATCAACCAGTCTATTGATCCGGAAACCGCCGCTATTGTGGCGGCAGAATTCGGCTATGAAGTAGAACAGGCGGCCATTGAAGAAGAACAGCTACTTGAATATACTCCGCCTTCCCCAGATGAGCTAAAGCCCCGTCCACCAGTGGTTACGGTAATGGGGCACGTTGACCACGGTAAAACCACTCTGCTTGACGCCATAAGAGAAACTGACGTGGTTTCAAGGGAAGCCGGAGGTATCACCCAGCACATCGGTGCTTATAAAGTTAAGTTAAAAAATGGCCAGGAGATTACTTTTATTGACACTCCCGGGCACGAGGCCTTTACCCACATGAGGGCCCGTGGTGCCCAGGTTACGGATATAGTTATTCTGGTAGTGGCGGCAGATGACGGGGTTATGGATCAGACCAAAGAGGCCATAGACCACGCCAGGGCCGCTGGGGTACCCATTGTGGTGGCCATAAACAAGATTGACAAACCTGAAGCTAACCCCGAGAGGGTAAAAAGTGAGTTAGCTGAACTTGGTCTCGTGCCTGAAGACTGGGGTGGAGACACTCTTTATGCGGAAATCTCGGCCAAAAAGAAGATAGGCATTGACGACCTCCTTGAGTTAGTTCTCCTTCAGGCCGAGATGCTTGAGCTTAAGGCGGCGCCGGATCGCCCGGCTAGAGGCCGTATTGTTGAGTCTCGCCTGGATAAAGGCCGCGGCCCGGTAGCCACGGTGATCATACAGGAAGGCACTTTGAAAGAAGGAGATCCGTTTGTGGCGGGGATTACCTACGGCCGGGTAAGAGCTATGCTTGACGAGCGTGGCCGTCGCCTGAAAGAGGCCGGCCCGGCTTCACCGGTAGAGATACTAGGCTTTCACGAGGTGCCACAGGCGGGAGATGACTTTATCGTCATGCCTGACGAGCAAAAGGCTCGCAAGGTGGCTGAATACCGGGCCCGTAAACAACGTGAGGCCGAAGCGGCCAAAGAGACCAAGATGTCTCTTGAAAAGCTCTTTGAAAAACTCAAAGAAGGTGAAATCAAAGAGCTCAAAGTGGTGCTTAAGGCCGATGTTCAGGGAACCCTTGAGGCCTTACAAGACTCCCTTCAGAAACTGGCTACTGATGAAGTGCGGGTAAACATTATTCGTTCCGGAATCGGCGCTATTACCGAAAGTGATATCATGCTAGCCTCAGCCTCAGACGCCATTGTTATCGGCTTTAATGTGCGGCCTACTTCTCAGGCCAAGCGCTTAGCTGAGCAAGAGAAAGTAGAAATTCGTTTCTATGATGTCATCTATAAGCTCATTGAAGACGTGAAGAAGGCCATGAGTGGTCTTCTGGAGCCCGAGATTGAAGAACGCATCATGGGTGTGGCTGAAGTTAGGGCCACCTTCAAAGTGCCCAAGGTGGGAACGGTGGCTGGCTGTTACGTGAAGGAAGGCAAGCTTGAAAGAGGAGCCAAGGTGCGGCTCCTTCGCGATAACGTGGTGATTTATACCGGTAAGATTGCCTCTCTCAAACGCTTCAAGGAAGACGTAAAAGAAGTGGTAGCTGGCTATGAATGTGGCGTTGGCCTTGAAAACTTTAATGACATAAAAGTAGGAGACTTAATTGAGGCCTTTGAGCTGGTAGAAATAAAACGAGAGCTTTAA
- a CDS encoding DHH family phosphoesterase: MSSLHEIANLLTEKDHFFLATHVNPDGDGIGSLLALTLALKAQGKTVWPYLDDPIPDFLDWLPGKELIRYELPKGNHWTAIVLDCGEASRVGDESGAWVAGLSEVIVLDHHEISGTLGTRRYVEITFATAAIVFKLLGLMGVSLDQEIATNLYVAIFSDTGGFRYQQTNAETFSMAKKLIEAGVNPAEVAQRLTENFPLSRFCLLKQALSRLELKASGRVALSYLSNDDYLSCQAKKADSDDFATMFRTIRGVEVSALIKEYQPGEVTVSLRSRGRINVAELAARFGGGGHRFAAGFRFKGKIEDLYKLLAKELEAFFL; this comes from the coding sequence ATGAGTAGTCTTCACGAGATAGCGAACCTTTTAACCGAAAAAGACCACTTTTTTCTCGCCACCCACGTTAATCCTGATGGCGACGGGATTGGTTCTCTTCTGGCGTTAACTTTAGCCTTGAAGGCTCAAGGCAAAACCGTCTGGCCCTATCTTGATGATCCGATACCTGATTTTTTGGACTGGCTTCCGGGAAAAGAGCTTATACGCTACGAATTGCCAAAGGGGAACCACTGGACGGCCATTGTGCTTGATTGTGGTGAGGCCAGCCGCGTGGGTGATGAGTCCGGTGCCTGGGTAGCAGGGCTTTCTGAAGTAATCGTCCTGGATCACCACGAAATCAGCGGTACCCTGGGCACCAGGCGCTATGTAGAGATAACTTTTGCCACAGCCGCCATAGTTTTCAAACTCCTTGGCCTGATGGGTGTTTCACTTGACCAGGAAATAGCCACCAATCTTTACGTGGCTATTTTTTCTGATACCGGAGGTTTTCGTTATCAGCAAACCAATGCCGAGACTTTTTCTATGGCCAAGAAGCTGATAGAAGCTGGGGTCAATCCCGCTGAAGTAGCTCAGCGCCTTACCGAAAATTTTCCGCTCTCGCGGTTTTGTCTTTTAAAACAGGCCCTTTCTCGTCTAGAATTAAAGGCCTCTGGGCGGGTGGCTCTTTCTTATCTTTCAAACGATGATTACCTTTCCTGCCAGGCCAAAAAGGCCGATTCTGACGACTTTGCCACCATGTTTAGGACTATTCGCGGAGTGGAAGTAAGTGCCCTCATCAAAGAATACCAACCAGGAGAAGTTACGGTTAGTCTGCGCAGCCGTGGGCGTATAAACGTGGCGGAGTTAGCCGCTCGTTTTGGTGGAGGTGGCCATCGTTTTGCCGCAGGTTTTCGATTCAAGGGAAAGATTGAAGACTTATACAAATTGCTAGCCAAAGAACTGGAGGCCTTTTTTCTATGA